CGCAAGATCGCGGTCCAGTCTGGCCTGTCCAATTCGGAGCGGGACTTCACCGTCACCCTGCTCGATTCCCCGGTCAACAACGCCTTCGCCATCCCGGGCGGCTATGTCTACGTCACCCGCGGCCTGCTCGCGCTGATGAATGACGAGGCGGAACTGGCCTCGGTGCTGGGCCATGAGGTCGGCCATGTCGCCGCGCGCCACGGCGCCAAGCGCCAGCAGACCGCCACCATCACCCAGGTGCTTGCCGGGGTCATCGGCGCCGTCGCCGGCAATTCGGGGATGGGCAATCTCGTCGGGCGCGGGGCGGGGCTGGGCGCGGACCTGATCACCAAGGGCTTCTCGCGCACCCAGGAATATCAGGCTGACGATCTCGGCGTCCGCTACCTCTCGACGGCGGGCTATGATCCGCTCGCTTCGTCGGACATGCTCGCCATCCTGGGGGCCCAGGAATCGCTGGAGGCCGGCATCGCAGGGCGCAAATCCTCCCTGCCGAGCTGGGCCAGCACCCATCCCAACTCGGCCGACCGCGTGAAGCGCGCGCAGGGCAAGGCGCAGGCGACCGGCAGGGCCGGGAAGGGCAATCGCTCGCGCGATGCCTTGCTGGATGCCGTGGACGGCCTGGTCTGGGGTGATGATCCGGCGAAGGGATTCCTGGAAGGCCAGGAGTTCAAGCTGCCGAGCCAGCGGCTTGCCTTCACCGTGCCGAAGGGGTTCGCGGTCAACAATGCGGACGATGCCGTCACGATCAGCGCGTCGGGCAGCCAGGCCAGTTTTTCCGGCGGACGGATCGGAATGGGCGGGCTCGACGATTATATCGGCCAGGTCTTCTCGTCGCTCGGCGGCAACAGCCGGCCCGGCGACATTCGGGGCGGCCAGGCGAGTGGTGTGGACTTCCGCTACGCCTTCGCCCGGGCCAACAGCAATGCGGGGCAGCTTGACGTCGGCGTGTTCGCCTATCGACCCGACAATGGATCGACCGCCTATCATTTCGTGACGCTGACCCGCGCGGGGCAGGGAATCGGCCCGTTCGAGCCGCTGGTCGAAAGCATGCGCCGCATGACCGCCGCCGAGGCGCAGGGCGTGCGCCCGCTCAAGGTCAAGGTGCTCAAGGTCAAGCCCGGGGAGACCCCCGATACCTTCGCCCGGATGATGGCCTTCCCGGATTCGCCTCTGGATCGCTTCCTGGTTCTCAACGCGCTTGACCGTGGCGCGAAGCTGACTCCCGGCCAGAGGGTGAAGGTGATTGTGCGGAATTAGGAAAGCGTCACCTCGGCGGATTTGGAGCCGATGTCTCTCATCTCTCCCGGATGCCGGGCTGCGGCGGCATGACGGGATTTGGGCTAGCCGCATTCGAGGCCAATGAGAGGATCGGAGAGGCAAGCGCGTGCAGCGCGTCCGAGCTTATTGCGAGGAAAGCCAAGCAGGGCGGATGCCCTGCGCCGGCGCTTGAGGGCAAAACAAACAACGCAAAAGGGCGGCAGGATCGCTCCCGCCGCCCTCGAAGCCAGCCTTAAGCCGTTAAAAGGCTTTGGCTCTTAGCTAGCCTTCATGTTGTTGGAGACGTTGGTGAACGTCTTCTGCAGCTGGTTGCCGAGACTCGTCATCGCGGTGATCGCGGCGACGGCGATGAGGGCGGCGATCAGACCATATTCGATCGCGGTGGCGCCCTTGTTGTTCTTCAGCAGCTTCGCAATGAACTTCATAACTCTTACTCCCACTTCCCGATTGCGGGTGGTGTCTCCGGCCCGGCTGGCCCTTCAACCGTGCGGCCAACATCTGCACCTTAGCGGGGCAGTTACTGTTAATTCGTTAATGCCGCCGGTGCGGCGATAATAAGATCAGAGCGAGGTGACCTTTTCGGCGATATCGTTCCAGCGCGCCTGGACGGAACTGCCCAGCGTCGCGATCGCGCCCATCACGGCAAGGAAAACCAGGGAAAGGATCAGGCCATATTCAACGGCGCTGGCACCTCTCCGGTCGCTGATCAGTGCGCGCAGGCGCGCGCCGCGACGTTCTTTTCTCATCCCACTACCCCGTGTGCGACCGGGCGTCCCCAAATCGCTTTGCTCTGCAGAGACTTATTTCGTACCCGTCGCGGATTAAGAAACCCCTAAGGGCCTCATACCAATGGATAAGGGAAAGCCCCTAATCGTCGTCGCAGCGGCGTTGATCGATGGCGACGGGCGGGTGCTGGTGCAACAAAGGCCGCAAGGCAAGGCCATGGCGGGCCTCTGGGAATTCCCGGGCGGCAAGGTGGAGGAAGACGAGCTTCCCGAGGCCGCGCTGATCCGCGAACTGCGCGAGGAACTGGGCATCGATGTCGAGAAGGCCTGCTTGGCGCCGGCCTGCTTC
The sequence above is drawn from the Rhizorhabdus dicambivorans genome and encodes:
- a CDS encoding M48 family metalloprotease, whose translation is MNKILLWAGLSLCAVPQLALAQVQSISASDKKAGAEAHPQLVQQFGGAMKGPAADYVTRVGRKIAVQSGLSNSERDFTVTLLDSPVNNAFAIPGGYVYVTRGLLALMNDEAELASVLGHEVGHVAARHGAKRQQTATITQVLAGVIGAVAGNSGMGNLVGRGAGLGADLITKGFSRTQEYQADDLGVRYLSTAGYDPLASSDMLAILGAQESLEAGIAGRKSSLPSWASTHPNSADRVKRAQGKAQATGRAGKGNRSRDALLDAVDGLVWGDDPAKGFLEGQEFKLPSQRLAFTVPKGFAVNNADDAVTISASGSQASFSGGRIGMGGLDDYIGQVFSSLGGNSRPGDIRGGQASGVDFRYAFARANSNAGQLDVGVFAYRPDNGSTAYHFVTLTRAGQGIGPFEPLVESMRRMTAAEAQGVRPLKVKVLKVKPGETPDTFARMMAFPDSPLDRFLVLNALDRGAKLTPGQRVKVIVRN
- a CDS encoding Flp family type IVb pilin, which produces MKFIAKLLKNNKGATAIEYGLIAALIAVAAITAMTSLGNQLQKTFTNVSNNMKAS
- a CDS encoding Flp family type IVb pilin codes for the protein MRKERRGARLRALISDRRGASAVEYGLILSLVFLAVMGAIATLGSSVQARWNDIAEKVTSL
- a CDS encoding (deoxy)nucleoside triphosphate pyrophosphohydrolase, producing the protein MDKGKPLIVVAAALIDGDGRVLVQQRPQGKAMAGLWEFPGGKVEEDELPEAALIRELREELGIDVEKACLAPACFASESLGERHMILLVYICRKWRGIPQALEAPAIRWVRPLDLHGLDMPPADKPLIGLLDALI